In the genome of Pseudanabaena mucicola str. Chao 1806, the window AGAAAACCCCCTATCAATCTTACGTTAATCTATTGCCATCCTAAATGGTTAGGACTTACGCAAACCGAACGAATTTCTTAGGATTGAGCTAGATGTGGTGCGGGCGAAGCCCGCACCACATCTACCCAATGCGTAAGTCCTAATGGTTTCTAAATGGTTTGTGCAAGCGCTGCCTCCCATCTTTTGTTTTTTTGATTCAGCACAACACGCTATAACTAGCGATCGCTATAGAATTAATGTTGTAATTTATAGACATAGATGTGAATCCTGCTAGAACCATATGTTTTGGCTTTTTAGCCGTTATCTCATTTGGCACATTGTTATTGATGCTGCCCTTATCTTCCAGTAACGGCACATGGACAGACCCAATTACGGCTCTGTTTACATCAACATCAGCAGTATGTGTGACAGGGCTTTCGGTGGTTGATGTGGGCAAGTTTTATTCCTTTTGGGGACAACTCTTTTTGACGGGTTTAGTCCAAGTAGGTGGATTGGGCTATATGACCGCAACTTCGATCCTGCTATTACTCATTGGTCGTAAATTTAGCTTGCGAGACAAAATCACCCTTCAGCAATCCTTAGATATCCCTGGCATTCGTGGTGGACTGCAATTAGTGAAGTCCATCATTGCTGTGACCATGCTATTTGAACTCACAGGTGTATTGCTCCTCATTCCGATCTTTAATCAAAAGATGAGTTTTCAGGAGAGTGTCTGGCAAGCAATTTTTCACAGTGTAAATGCTTTTAATAATGCAGGATTTAGCCTATTTACAGATAACTTAATGGGCTATGTGAAGACCCCGATGGTGAGCATCATTATTGGTTTGCTGATTATATTTGGTGGGATTGGCTATCAGGTAATTTTAGAAGGTTATCTCTGGATTCGTACTAAGTTTTCGCGTAGCCGTGACTATATTTCGTTTAGCTTGACCTTTTGCGTTGTGACCAGTACGACGATCGCTTTATTGCTATTTGGGACTCTTACTTTCTGGTTGACCGAATTTCACAATAATGACACTCTTGGCAACCTATCACTATTTGAACAAATTGTGGCTGCATGGTTTCAGTCTGTCAGCACCCGTACTGCAGGATTTAACACAATTGATAACGGTAAAATGACGGTAACAGCAATGTTTATCTCGATCACCCTGATGTTCATTGGTGCAAGTCCAGGCAGTACAGGCGGGGGGATTAAAACTACTACGGCAAGAATCTTGGCAAGTTGCACAGGCGCAGCTTTGCAAGGTCGCGATCAAGTTAATC includes:
- a CDS encoding TrkH family potassium uptake protein, whose translation is MNPARTICFGFLAVISFGTLLLMLPLSSSNGTWTDPITALFTSTSAVCVTGLSVVDVGKFYSFWGQLFLTGLVQVGGLGYMTATSILLLLIGRKFSLRDKITLQQSLDIPGIRGGLQLVKSIIAVTMLFELTGVLLLIPIFNQKMSFQESVWQAIFHSVNAFNNAGFSLFTDNLMGYVKTPMVSIIIGLLIIFGGIGYQVILEGYLWIRTKFSRSRDYISFSLTFCVVTSTTIALLLFGTLTFWLTEFHNNDTLGNLSLFEQIVAAWFQSVSTRTAGFNTIDNGKMTVTAMFISITLMFIGASPGSTGGGIKTTTARILASCTGAALQGRDQVNLYRLQVPNGLILKAVGVAVGSLFTVICSTGLLSLTDHNMSFISILFEATSAFATVGLSTGITSALSPAGRLVIIATMYIGRVGVLLLMAAIFTDTKPSLIKYPQESMLVG